The following is a genomic window from Candidatus Hydrogenedentota bacterium.
GAAGTCACCGAACTTGAACCGATCCAGGTGGAGGGGCGCACCGAGCAGGGTTACGTTGCGCAGAACTCCTCGGCGGGCACCAAGACCGACACCCCGCTGCTGGAGACGCCGATGGCGATCCAGGTGGTGCCGCAGGAGGTCATCGCGGACCGCGTCGCGGTGTCGTCGATGGAGGCGGTGAAGAACGTCAGCGGCGTGCAGAGCCAGCCGGGCACGTTCTACGATCAGTTCCTGATCCGCGGCTTCGACAGCGGCTACGGCGTGAG
Proteins encoded in this region:
- a CDS encoding Plug domain-containing protein, which translates into the protein MAIQVVPQEVIADRVAVSSMEAVKNVSGVQSQPGTFYDQFLIRGFDSGYGV